The following proteins come from a genomic window of Stigmatella erecta:
- a CDS encoding Ig-like domain-containing protein yields MSDLLSMWLAASATALRAGLVLGLAASTLAACGGSNGLPVAHNGTLETAEDTPLDVPLLASGNGALTFSIVDAPDHGTLSEISASGVVTYTPGADYNGEDAVTFLATNRKGQSAQATVTITITPVNDTPTLSAVAHQSITAGSSTGDLAFTVGDVDTPADGLTVTATSSNTGLVPNAPANLVFGGSGTSRTLKVVPAANASGSTTITLSVSDGAATTSTTFTVDVTGLASLYWVTQAGSLWRVDVNGTNAMELETGISGAACVATDPVTRTVFYNRDSAIVRADGDGANPVDVVVNAGFPSGLAVDTANRKLYWSDFTGKQIMRAELDGSNPTQVVGSIDSPSAIALDLPSGKVYVITYNNTRLVRFNLDGTNLETLASSLGGLGVGLAVDSSGGKVYYATRSNSVYAVNLDGSNATTLVANQTSVYGVAIDVTAGRLYWTDWLGGVLRSAKLADGSDIQGVSAGSSRNYGLAWMPAP; encoded by the coding sequence ATGTCAGATTTGCTTTCGATGTGGCTCGCAGCGTCAGCCACCGCATTGCGCGCCGGACTGGTGCTTGGACTGGCTGCCAGCACCCTCGCCGCTTGTGGCGGCAGCAACGGACTGCCGGTGGCCCACAACGGCACCCTCGAGACGGCGGAAGACACGCCCCTCGATGTGCCCCTGCTGGCCAGCGGCAACGGAGCACTCACCTTCAGTATCGTCGACGCGCCGGACCACGGCACGCTGAGTGAGATCAGCGCCAGTGGCGTCGTCACCTACACCCCTGGCGCCGACTACAATGGCGAAGATGCCGTCACCTTCCTCGCCACCAACCGCAAGGGCCAAAGCGCCCAGGCCACGGTGACCATCACCATCACGCCAGTCAACGACACGCCCACCCTCTCCGCGGTGGCCCACCAGAGCATCACCGCTGGCAGCTCGACTGGCGACCTGGCCTTCACCGTGGGGGATGTGGACACCCCCGCCGACGGCCTCACGGTCACCGCCACCTCCTCCAACACCGGCCTGGTGCCCAATGCCCCCGCGAACCTCGTCTTCGGCGGTTCCGGCACCAGCCGCACCCTCAAGGTGGTTCCCGCTGCCAATGCCAGCGGCTCCACCACCATCACCCTCTCGGTGAGTGACGGCGCTGCCACCACCTCCACCACCTTCACGGTCGATGTCACCGGCCTTGCGAGCCTCTACTGGGTGACACAAGCCGGCTCGCTGTGGAGGGTTGACGTGAACGGCACGAATGCCATGGAGCTCGAGACCGGCATCAGCGGGGCCGCTTGCGTCGCCACCGATCCGGTAACCCGTACCGTCTTCTACAACCGTGACAGCGCCATCGTTCGCGCGGACGGTGATGGGGCGAACCCGGTTGATGTCGTGGTGAACGCAGGCTTCCCCAGCGGGCTGGCAGTCGATACGGCGAACCGCAAGCTGTACTGGTCCGATTTCACCGGAAAGCAGATCATGCGCGCCGAGCTGGACGGCAGCAATCCCACGCAGGTCGTCGGCAGCATCGATAGCCCGTCTGCCATCGCGCTCGATCTCCCGAGTGGCAAGGTGTATGTCATTACCTATAACAACACCAGGCTCGTACGATTCAATCTCGATGGTACCAACCTGGAGACCCTCGCTTCAAGCCTGGGCGGCCTGGGCGTGGGGCTGGCGGTCGACTCGAGCGGCGGGAAGGTGTACTACGCGACCCGCAGCAACAGTGTCTATGCCGTCAACCTGGACGGCTCCAACGCCACCACCCTGGTGGCCAACCAGACCTCCGTGTACGGGGTTGCCATCGACGTCACGGCCGGGCGGCTGTATTGGACGGATTGGCTGGGTGGAGTGCTCCGGAGCGCCAAGCTGGCCGACGGCAGCGATATCCAGGGCGTGAGCGCGGGCAGCAGCAGGAACTACGGTCTGGCCTGGATGCCTGCGCCGTAG
- a CDS encoding SRPBCC family protein yields the protein MNAALDLNELAKRQLEVTRLINAPRALVFQAFTDAKMISNWWGPNGFRTTTYSKDVRPGGTWRFTMHGPDGTDFPNHILYTKVVPDERLEWDHGSKEGEVMFKAVVTFKDEGGKTRVTLQHTLPTVEAREQAAKYAIEGGTQTLARLEAHLASQR from the coding sequence ATGAATGCAGCGCTCGATCTGAATGAGCTCGCGAAGCGGCAGCTCGAAGTGACCCGGCTGATCAACGCGCCACGCGCGCTGGTCTTTCAGGCGTTCACGGACGCGAAGATGATCTCGAACTGGTGGGGGCCGAACGGGTTTCGGACGACGACCTACAGCAAGGACGTGCGGCCCGGCGGCACGTGGCGCTTCACGATGCACGGTCCCGACGGCACCGACTTCCCGAACCACATCCTCTACACGAAGGTGGTCCCCGACGAGCGGCTCGAGTGGGACCACGGCTCGAAGGAAGGGGAGGTGATGTTCAAAGCCGTCGTCACCTTCAAGGACGAAGGCGGCAAGACGCGTGTCACGCTCCAGCACACCTTGCCGACCGTCGAAGCTCGCGAGCAGGCGGCGAAGTACGCAATCGAGGGCGGAACCCAGACCCTCGCGCGGCTCGAAGCGCACCTCGCATCTCAGCGTTGA
- a CDS encoding DUF1330 domain-containing protein, whose product MIAFTPADLDRFLREDDGAPVVMLNLLRFRPDGGRERYFEYLQLAGPLVARYGAELLYAGDGAVPLAAEPGQAWDTVALVRYPSRRAFADMLADPAYAAADPVRMPALSEAVLQPTRSIDRVLDSI is encoded by the coding sequence ATGATTGCGTTCACTCCCGCAGATCTCGATCGCTTCCTCCGCGAGGACGACGGCGCGCCGGTCGTCATGCTCAACCTGCTCCGCTTCCGCCCCGACGGCGGACGGGAGCGCTACTTCGAGTACCTGCAACTGGCGGGTCCGCTCGTCGCGCGCTACGGCGCGGAGCTCCTCTACGCGGGCGACGGCGCGGTGCCGCTCGCGGCGGAGCCGGGCCAGGCCTGGGACACCGTCGCCCTGGTCCGCTATCCGAGCCGGCGCGCCTTCGCGGACATGCTCGCCGATCCGGCGTACGCGGCCGCCGACCCCGTGCGCATGCCGGCGCTCTCGGAGGCGGTCCTGCAGCCCACGCGGAGTATTGACCGAGTGCTTGACAGTATTTAA
- a CDS encoding ArsR/SmtB family transcription factor: MIDPLSATFAALADPTRRAILARLAKGETSVTELAQPFEMSLPAVTKHLKVLERAGLITRSRAAQWRPCRLAPAPLKTANDWLEHYRRFWEGSFDRLEDYLADLQGQPRPKRTRKVAPPKKARTGEKA; encoded by the coding sequence ATGATCGATCCCCTTAGCGCCACCTTCGCGGCCCTTGCAGACCCCACTCGGCGGGCGATCCTCGCTCGGCTGGCAAAGGGCGAGACCTCCGTCACCGAGCTCGCACAGCCGTTCGAGATGAGCCTCCCGGCAGTGACGAAGCACCTCAAGGTGCTCGAGCGCGCCGGGCTGATCACGCGGAGCCGCGCAGCTCAGTGGAGACCGTGCCGTCTGGCGCCAGCGCCGCTGAAGACCGCCAACGACTGGCTCGAGCACTACCGGCGATTCTGGGAGGGCAGCTTCGACAGGCTCGAGGACTACCTCGCTGACCTGCAGGGGCAGCCGCGTCCGAAACGCACCCGCAAGGTGGCACCCCCAAAGAAGGCCCGAACAGGAGAGAAGGCATGA
- a CDS encoding LysR family transcriptional regulator, producing MSAIGFEVSVPQLRCFIAVVGAGSVAEAGRRLGMSAASVSKALTRLEEAAGVRLLHRSTHALSLTEAGEALLEPAREAVRAAEAFEEAAGHARGSGDAGVVHLTGAVGFVRHVLVPMLGELARLHPEIRLDVRATNEVLDLADCGIGLAIRSGSLAGLPGHIHQTRFTCPWVICAAPGYLARRPAPRTVAALDGHDLIGFRNPQSGRLQPWPHRTVDGTSEGTYEPRAAASHASRSTSRPPRSAPR from the coding sequence ATGAGCGCCATCGGCTTCGAGGTCTCCGTTCCGCAGCTGCGATGCTTCATCGCCGTGGTGGGCGCCGGCTCGGTCGCCGAGGCCGGCCGCCGCCTCGGGATGTCGGCGGCGAGTGTGTCGAAGGCGCTCACCCGGCTCGAGGAGGCAGCCGGCGTGCGGCTCCTCCACCGGTCGACCCACGCGCTTTCTCTCACCGAGGCCGGAGAGGCGCTGCTCGAGCCGGCGCGCGAGGCCGTGCGCGCTGCGGAGGCCTTCGAGGAAGCGGCCGGGCATGCCAGAGGCAGCGGCGACGCCGGCGTGGTGCACCTCACCGGGGCGGTGGGGTTCGTCCGGCACGTCCTCGTGCCGATGCTCGGCGAGCTCGCGCGGCTTCATCCCGAGATCCGGCTCGACGTCCGCGCGACGAACGAGGTCCTCGATCTGGCCGACTGCGGCATCGGCCTGGCGATCCGCTCCGGCTCCCTCGCCGGTCTGCCAGGCCACATCCATCAAACCCGGTTCACGTGCCCGTGGGTGATCTGCGCCGCGCCGGGCTACCTTGCCCGGCGGCCCGCGCCGCGGACGGTCGCGGCGCTCGACGGGCACGACCTCATCGGGTTCCGGAACCCCCAGAGCGGACGGCTCCAGCCCTGGCCCCACCGGACGGTGGACGGCACGAGCGAGGGCACCTACGAGCCACGGGCGGCGGCATCGCATGCGTCCCGCTCTACCTCGCGGCCGCCTCGCTCCGCGCCACGCTGA
- a CDS encoding bestrophin family protein: MIDYDPHQWGHHFFDLKGSMVREIVGRLLVVALWATAVVAFHHYVRPVGIPNTMHGLVGVALGLLLVFRTNSSYDRFWEGRKLWGGIVNETRNLARASSVFLRERDPALYRTLVHWTVVFPYAAASGLRGDKDLGLVIAQLPPEEVRQVGTAQHVALAVSQRMSETLAEGRRRGHYTEYTQMALDQNVQQLIGYLGGCERIHKTPMPFAYMVHLRRALVIYCGSLPFALVETFGWGAAVATVLLSYVFFGIEEIGVEIEDPFGTDENDLPLDRICGVIQNNLLALLPSETAKPD; encoded by the coding sequence ATGATTGACTACGATCCGCACCAGTGGGGACATCACTTCTTCGACCTGAAGGGGTCGATGGTCCGCGAAATCGTCGGACGGCTGCTTGTTGTTGCCCTGTGGGCGACAGCCGTCGTGGCCTTCCACCACTACGTCCGGCCTGTCGGCATCCCCAACACCATGCATGGCCTGGTGGGCGTGGCGCTCGGCCTGCTGCTCGTGTTCCGGACCAACTCCTCCTATGACCGCTTCTGGGAAGGCCGGAAGCTCTGGGGCGGCATCGTCAACGAGACGCGCAACCTGGCGCGCGCCTCGAGCGTCTTCCTCCGCGAGCGCGACCCGGCGCTCTACCGGACGCTCGTGCACTGGACCGTGGTGTTTCCTTATGCCGCGGCCTCGGGTCTGCGAGGCGACAAGGACCTCGGTCTCGTCATCGCCCAGCTCCCACCGGAAGAGGTGCGGCAGGTGGGCACGGCCCAGCACGTCGCGCTCGCGGTGTCCCAACGGATGAGCGAGACCCTGGCCGAGGGCCGCCGCCGGGGCCACTACACCGAGTACACGCAGATGGCGCTGGATCAGAACGTCCAGCAGCTCATCGGCTACCTGGGCGGGTGCGAGCGCATCCACAAGACGCCCATGCCCTTCGCGTACATGGTGCACCTGCGCCGCGCGCTCGTCATCTACTGCGGCTCGCTGCCGTTCGCGCTGGTGGAGACCTTCGGCTGGGGCGCGGCGGTGGCCACCGTCCTCCTCTCCTACGTCTTCTTCGGCATCGAGGAGATCGGCGTGGAGATCGAGGATCCCTTCGGCACCGACGAGAACGATCTGCCGCTCGATCGCATCTGCGGCGTCATCCAGAACAACCTCCTGGCGCTGCTGCCTTCCGAGACCGCCAAGCCCGATTGA
- a CDS encoding 2-hydroxychromene-2-carboxylate isomerase produces MSRAPLRFFFDYVSPYAYLAWTQLPALAERHGRTLEAVPVLFAGVLNALGTLGPAEVPAKRFYLYKHTHRLAHDLGVPFALPSAHPFNPLLALRVTAAVREAAPRRRLVSALFSAAWAGGGGLMEPERVGACVGSVGLEAQALLAAAGTPDVKDQVRRNTEELLALGGFGVPTVLADEELFFGVDSLGHLERFLRGEDPLSREERERLRALPMAASRL; encoded by the coding sequence ATGAGCCGTGCTCCCCTGCGCTTCTTCTTCGATTACGTCTCGCCCTACGCCTACCTCGCCTGGACGCAGCTTCCCGCCCTGGCCGAGCGTCACGGCCGCACGCTGGAAGCCGTGCCGGTGCTCTTCGCTGGCGTGCTCAACGCCCTGGGAACCCTGGGGCCCGCGGAGGTGCCCGCCAAGCGGTTCTACCTCTACAAGCACACCCACCGGCTCGCCCATGACCTCGGCGTGCCCTTCGCCCTCCCCTCGGCGCACCCCTTCAATCCGCTGCTCGCGCTCCGGGTGACGGCCGCGGTACGCGAGGCGGCCCCCCGGAGGCGGCTCGTCTCCGCGCTGTTCTCGGCGGCATGGGCAGGCGGCGGCGGGCTCATGGAACCCGAGCGCGTGGGGGCCTGCGTGGGCTCGGTGGGGCTGGAGGCCCAGGCGTTGCTCGCCGCCGCGGGAACACCGGACGTGAAGGACCAAGTGCGCCGCAACACCGAGGAGCTGCTCGCGCTGGGGGGCTTCGGCGTTCCCACCGTCCTCGCGGACGAGGAGCTCTTCTTCGGCGTCGACTCCCTGGGGCACCTGGAGCGCTTCCTGCGCGGGGAAGATCCGCTCTCCCGCGAGGAACGCGAGCGCCTGCGGGCCCTCCCCATGGCCGCCTCCCGTCTCTGA
- a CDS encoding response regulator transcription factor, producing the protein MTQAPATIFLVDDDESVLRGLGRLLRAAGYATKPFASPSEFLAQLAGDTPGCAVLDLRMPGLNGLELQQAMESKNCHLPVIFISGHGDVPTGVRAMKAGAVDFLLKPFDEQQLLGAISQALLKDAAARAGRAETATLRARHAVLTPREREVCALVAQGLTNKEVAQQLGTTEKTIKVHRARVIQKLDVASVAELVRFVDRLGRG; encoded by the coding sequence ATGACACAAGCCCCCGCCACCATCTTCCTCGTGGACGACGATGAGTCCGTGCTGCGGGGGCTGGGGCGGCTGCTGCGGGCCGCCGGCTATGCCACGAAGCCCTTCGCCTCGCCCTCCGAGTTCCTCGCGCAGCTGGCCGGGGACACGCCGGGCTGCGCCGTGCTGGACCTGCGGATGCCGGGGCTGAACGGCCTGGAGCTGCAGCAGGCCATGGAGTCCAAGAACTGCCACCTGCCTGTCATCTTCATTTCCGGCCACGGGGATGTGCCGACCGGCGTCAGGGCCATGAAGGCCGGCGCCGTGGACTTCCTCCTGAAGCCCTTTGATGAGCAACAACTGCTGGGAGCCATCTCCCAGGCCTTGCTCAAGGACGCGGCGGCTCGCGCCGGCCGCGCCGAGACAGCCACGCTGCGTGCCCGTCATGCCGTCCTCACTCCTCGCGAGCGCGAGGTATGTGCGCTGGTGGCCCAGGGGCTGACCAACAAGGAGGTCGCCCAGCAGCTGGGCACCACCGAGAAGACCATCAAGGTGCACCGCGCCCGCGTCATCCAGAAGCTGGACGTGGCCTCGGTGGCGGAGCTGGTGCGGTTCGTGGACCGGCTGGGCCGGGGCTGA
- a CDS encoding cytochrome c family protein produces the protein MAPAMEAIQPQAKAARPAAARAPPQFDCGNWQTIRFGPDIPPDFSQVSVQIDADCFAWQQFIALNWPAAGMDGGTAEGFGTPGDLAAVQWQTYMSTGQLFPPDAGPPPPWGTQPEVTDACLAEAGLTQAQAKGRLPLMVASKFAEQFDPGKSSAQAYPRGAPAWLGAQNGTNVWYDVKVNLPEYQYIVDAGLYNAANQVAMADAGVPLVLPQGAFQPSPGTVGAIELKAAWMEVTSPADARWNTYKLAAAVVVDPSTQKCRQATVALVGLHIIHATQSQPTLIWSTFEHVANAPLDGADAGTTAWNFYNPQCQPRTLQLPPTCAADGKATQVTVGCTPNTAPPYYIGEGCPAPVPVQVTRMNPIDQNAQSVNQLVHQNIGTSYPGSVWQNYILVNVLWSSKASPSPTKPVQVPLPFAAPMPSSTIPIANTTMETYIQQTADFGQGQQASNCIVCHKNAAIAGNSRIASDFSFVFTLASGLPPSPVLKAGKLTVKQKAAVAHPPTMRRILR, from the coding sequence ATGGCTCCGGCGATGGAGGCGATTCAACCCCAGGCCAAGGCGGCACGGCCGGCTGCCGCGCGGGCTCCCCCGCAGTTCGACTGCGGCAACTGGCAGACCATCCGCTTCGGTCCGGACATCCCACCGGACTTCAGTCAGGTCTCGGTCCAGATCGATGCGGATTGCTTCGCGTGGCAGCAATTCATCGCGCTGAACTGGCCCGCCGCCGGAATGGACGGTGGGACGGCGGAGGGCTTTGGTACTCCCGGGGACCTGGCCGCGGTCCAGTGGCAGACGTACATGAGCACGGGGCAACTCTTTCCGCCAGATGCCGGGCCTCCTCCGCCCTGGGGGACTCAGCCGGAGGTGACGGACGCCTGCCTTGCGGAGGCGGGCCTGACGCAGGCGCAGGCCAAAGGGCGGTTGCCGCTCATGGTGGCGTCGAAGTTCGCGGAGCAGTTCGACCCGGGCAAGAGCAGCGCCCAGGCCTATCCCCGGGGCGCCCCGGCGTGGCTGGGGGCGCAGAACGGCACGAACGTCTGGTACGACGTGAAGGTCAACCTGCCCGAGTACCAGTACATCGTGGACGCCGGCCTCTACAACGCCGCCAACCAGGTGGCCATGGCGGATGCGGGCGTGCCGCTGGTGTTGCCCCAGGGCGCCTTCCAACCCTCACCCGGCACGGTGGGGGCCATCGAACTGAAGGCGGCTTGGATGGAGGTCACCAGTCCGGCCGACGCCCGCTGGAATACCTACAAGCTGGCGGCCGCGGTGGTCGTGGATCCCTCGACCCAGAAGTGCCGTCAGGCCACGGTGGCCCTGGTCGGGCTGCACATCATCCATGCGACCCAGAGCCAGCCAACCCTCATCTGGTCGACCTTCGAGCATGTGGCGAATGCGCCGCTCGACGGAGCGGATGCGGGAACAACGGCGTGGAACTTCTACAATCCCCAATGTCAGCCGAGGACGTTGCAGTTGCCGCCGACGTGCGCGGCGGACGGCAAGGCCACTCAGGTGACGGTGGGGTGCACGCCAAACACGGCACCGCCGTATTACATTGGCGAAGGTTGTCCGGCGCCGGTGCCTGTCCAGGTGACCCGGATGAACCCCATCGACCAGAATGCACAGTCGGTGAATCAGCTGGTGCATCAGAACATCGGCACGAGCTATCCGGGATCCGTTTGGCAGAACTACATCCTGGTGAACGTGCTCTGGTCCTCCAAGGCGAGCCCGAGTCCGACGAAGCCCGTGCAGGTCCCGCTGCCCTTCGCCGCGCCGATGCCCTCTTCCACGATTCCCATCGCGAACACGACGATGGAGACCTACATCCAGCAGACGGCGGACTTCGGCCAAGGGCAGCAGGCCAGCAACTGCATCGTCTGTCACAAGAACGCGGCCATCGCGGGCAATTCGCGCATTGCCTCGGATTTCAGCTTCGTCTTCACCTTGGCGAGCGGCTTGCCTCCCTCTCCGGTGCTGAAGGCGGGGAAGCTGACGGTAAAGCAGAAGGCGGCCGTGGCCCACCCGCCGACGATGCGGCGCATTCTGCGCTGA
- a CDS encoding ATP-binding protein yields the protein MLGLAQVWGPGGQRVRLERRAAALLAYLGLEGASPKFPLASLLWPDSPAATVRNNMRQLLRRLRLASGGEEWIEADAERLELGASLALDAARMKDAALARQHAQVLEALSPEGGGLLLAGFDFDDCPELARWLDGARAAVEGWVRKAREAEIDRHTAQGDWTAALALAHAWVQQEPESEQAGSHLIRLHYLKGDRGAALAAFERLRTVLSRELGVTPMPDTLALVRQIEKGTQLPHAPAGPRAALPLSVLRPPVLAGREAAWRQLEEGWHAGQMLFLSGEPGSGKSRLAEEFASTQGQWGRIEGRAGDQDIPFASEARAFRHQMARWPEVKLPEWVRDELSRILPELGGPRPLPPLHSESSMLRFHDAQVEALLLLHQHERVSIADDVQYWDKASAKAFTYAISRLTGAGGRGGAGPRFIDCYRKGELPPYAQTYIHQLVDAGAARIIELGPLQPEEVRQLLAGLELPGAERHAEALSRYTGGNPLYIVETLKHLLETGALGRDWPSRLPPPGRVGPLIRRRLEHLSPLALQSAQLAALAGAHFKAALVPEALQVSASPVHTALSELETAQVLMGERFSHDLVREAVLASLPPTAARALHGRLATVFENGGAPPLVLAHHWLEAGAMERALPHLLAAARSEEQVLPLEQAADHYARAAILMEQAGRNKEALQARAAEARCRARVGASRG from the coding sequence GTGCTGGGGCTGGCCCAGGTGTGGGGCCCTGGGGGCCAGCGGGTACGGCTGGAGCGGCGGGCGGCGGCACTGCTGGCCTACCTGGGGCTGGAGGGAGCCTCGCCCAAGTTTCCGCTGGCCAGCCTTCTGTGGCCGGACTCGCCCGCGGCCACCGTGCGCAACAACATGCGCCAGTTGCTGCGCCGGCTGCGGCTGGCGAGCGGGGGGGAGGAGTGGATCGAAGCGGACGCCGAGCGCCTGGAGCTGGGCGCGTCCCTGGCGCTGGACGCCGCGAGGATGAAGGACGCCGCCCTGGCCCGGCAACACGCCCAGGTCCTCGAAGCCCTGTCTCCCGAAGGAGGCGGCCTGCTGCTGGCGGGCTTTGACTTCGATGACTGCCCCGAGCTGGCGCGCTGGCTGGACGGGGCCCGGGCCGCGGTGGAGGGGTGGGTGCGCAAGGCACGCGAGGCCGAGATCGACCGGCACACGGCCCAGGGGGACTGGACGGCGGCGCTCGCCCTGGCCCATGCCTGGGTTCAGCAGGAACCCGAGTCCGAACAAGCCGGGAGCCACCTCATCCGCTTGCACTACCTGAAAGGGGATCGCGGCGCCGCGCTCGCCGCCTTCGAGCGTCTGCGCACTGTCCTCTCGCGGGAGCTGGGGGTGACGCCCATGCCGGACACGCTGGCCCTGGTGCGGCAGATCGAAAAGGGCACCCAGCTGCCCCACGCTCCCGCCGGGCCCCGCGCGGCGCTGCCCTTGTCCGTGCTGCGGCCTCCGGTGCTGGCGGGCCGGGAGGCCGCCTGGCGCCAGCTCGAGGAGGGGTGGCACGCGGGCCAGATGCTGTTTCTCTCCGGCGAGCCCGGCAGCGGCAAGTCCCGCCTGGCCGAGGAGTTCGCCAGCACCCAGGGACAGTGGGGACGCATCGAAGGGCGGGCCGGGGACCAGGACATCCCCTTCGCCTCGGAGGCGCGCGCCTTCCGGCACCAGATGGCCCGCTGGCCCGAGGTGAAGCTGCCCGAGTGGGTGCGCGACGAGCTGTCACGCATCCTCCCGGAGCTGGGGGGCCCCCGCCCCCTGCCCCCCCTGCATTCCGAGTCCAGCATGCTGCGCTTCCACGATGCGCAGGTGGAGGCCCTGCTGCTGCTGCACCAGCACGAGCGCGTCAGCATCGCGGATGACGTGCAGTACTGGGACAAGGCCAGCGCCAAGGCCTTCACGTATGCCATCAGCCGCCTGACGGGGGCCGGCGGGCGCGGAGGCGCCGGGCCGCGCTTCATCGATTGCTACCGGAAAGGGGAGCTCCCCCCCTATGCGCAGACCTACATCCACCAGCTCGTGGACGCAGGGGCGGCGCGCATCATCGAGCTGGGCCCGCTCCAACCCGAGGAGGTGCGGCAGCTGCTGGCGGGCCTGGAGCTGCCGGGGGCCGAGCGCCATGCCGAGGCGCTGTCCCGGTACACGGGCGGCAACCCGCTCTACATCGTCGAGACGCTCAAGCACCTGCTGGAAACCGGCGCACTCGGCCGGGACTGGCCCAGCCGCCTGCCCCCGCCTGGCCGGGTGGGCCCCCTCATCCGGCGCCGGCTGGAGCACCTCTCGCCCCTGGCCTTGCAGAGCGCCCAGCTGGCGGCCTTGGCGGGCGCCCACTTCAAGGCCGCGCTCGTCCCCGAGGCACTCCAGGTGTCCGCCAGTCCGGTCCACACCGCGCTTTCGGAGCTCGAAACCGCCCAGGTCCTGATGGGCGAGCGCTTCAGCCATGACCTGGTGCGGGAAGCCGTCCTCGCCAGCCTCCCGCCCACCGCCGCGCGGGCGTTGCATGGGCGGCTCGCCACCGTGTTCGAGAACGGCGGCGCGCCGCCCCTCGTCCTGGCCCACCACTGGCTGGAGGCTGGCGCGATGGAGCGCGCCTTGCCGCACCTGCTCGCGGCGGCGCGCTCGGAAGAGCAAGTGCTGCCCCTGGAGCAGGCCGCGGACCACTATGCACGCGCGGCGATCCTCATGGAGCAGGCGGGCCGGAACAAGGAAGCGCTGCAAGCGCGCGCCGCCGAGGCGAGGTGCCGCGCTCGCGTGGGCGCCTCCCGCGGATAA